CGCCTCCTGCGGGACGCGCACGAGGCGGCTCGGCGCCGGGCTTCGCGACGACCCCGCTAGACCTGCTCGGTCAGCTGCGGCGGCGGCGCGCCGGTGAGCCTGACGCCGGTGATCGTGCGCCGGGTGAGGGCGAACGCCCCGACGAGCACGGCGAGGGCGAAGCAGCCGAGCTGCACGCTGCCCGCGCCGAAGGCGACGGCGAGCGGGCCGACGGCGACCTGGCCGATCGGGGTGGCCACGAACGAGAAGAACCCGTCGATCGCCATGATGCGCGACAGCATCGCCTCGGGCACCTTCTCCTGCACCAGGAGGTTCCACGAGAGGTCGAGCAGGCTCAATGCCGCCCCGGCGACGACGAAGGCCGTCGAGAGGAGCCACACCTCGACGTGCGTGCCCAGCACGAGCATCGGCACGCACCACACGACGAACGCGACCATGATGACCTTCATCGGTGCGGTGACGACGACCTTGGCGAGGAAGAACGCCGCGACGAACACCCCGACCGCCTGGGCGGACCGGGCGAGGCCCCAGCCCTCGCTGCCGATCGTGTCGTCGGCGATGACGGGGCCCAGCACGTTGATCGCGCCGCTGACGAGGGCGTTGAACACGAGGGCTGCGGACGCGGCCGGGATGACCCAGCCCAGCTGACGCGCGTACGCCCAGCCGGCGGTGAAGTCGCCGATGACGCTGGGCTTCGCG
This genomic stretch from Nocardioides renjunii harbors:
- a CDS encoding MFS transporter, whose amino-acid sequence is MSSRLSPLATPAFRYFFIGQVVNRAGSSMAGVALAFAVLDIDDSASALGWVVAASSVPTVVFMLLGGAIADRLPRAIVLRGCNLVQGITQALTAGLVISGQAEIWHLVVLQAVAGTVFAVSYPAFLGMVPILLPAEERQAAFLLIGQATSALGIIGPALSGVLVATVGPGWALAVDAVTYLVAAVLLLLVRLPPGDRSSAKPSVIGDFTAGWAYARQLGWVIPAASAALVFNALVSGAINVLGPVIADDTIGSEGWGLARSAQAVGVFVAAFFLAKVVVTAPMKVIMVAFVVWCVPMLVLGTHVEVWLLSTAFVVAGAALSLLDLSWNLLVQEKVPEAMLSRIMAIDGFFSFVATPIGQVAVGPLAVAFGAGSVQLGCFALAVLVGAFALTRRTITGVRLTGAPPPQLTEQV